The DNA region ACCAGTCAGCCTGCGCGATCTCGCCGCCACTGTTGTGGATCTGGCGGGACTTGCCGAGGGTGCACCGTTCCCCGGCGCATCACTCGCGGGCCTCTGGCGCGACCCCGGCGCGACGATGCCCAGCCTGTACCGACATCCGTCTCCGTCACCGGGGCAGCCCGACTGGTTCCCGTCGAGCAAAGGCGACATGAGGGCTCTGGTCCATGAGGGCATGCGCTACATCCGCAACGGTGACGGAAGCGAGGAACTGTACGACTTTGCCGCCGATCCCTGGGAACGCACGAATCTGGCGGCCCTTCCGGAGCGTCAGCAGGCCCGGCCGGCGCCAGGGCGGCGCTCGATCGCCTGATGGCCAGGCTGAAATAGGCCCGTCTGTTAGAATCGCCGCGTTGCCCGCAGGGCTGTCATCGTGGAACTTTCCATTGTTGTCCCCCGTTTACCGCAGCGCCGAGTGTTTGCCGGAGCTTGCGCGGCGGGGTGCGCAGGCGCTG from Acidobacteriota bacterium includes:
- a CDS encoding sulfatase-like hydrolase/transferase; this encodes DRLDEQGILANTLVVITSDHGEEFGEHGVYEHGYSLYRPSVHVPLIVIPPRAARGAAPAAVSTPVSLRDLAATVVDLAGLAEGAPFPGASLAGLWRDPGATMPSLYRHPSPSPGQPDWFPSSKGDMRALVHEGMRYIRNGDGSEELYDFAADPWERTNLAALPERQQARPAPGRRSIA